Proteins from a genomic interval of Papaver somniferum cultivar HN1 chromosome 4, ASM357369v1, whole genome shotgun sequence:
- the LOC113271440 gene encoding hsp70 nucleotide exchange factor FES1, with protein MVKLISRITSPSRIILQFIFLLVVFSSCLIAKEIENNTISNSKFENDNNDNDVVDIEGGGGFPSLDGMLHWAIGHSDPAKLKEAAQSVQSLSADELEIRQQELKEWVENSKMPSDTQLMQIAIADLKNSSLSSEDHHRALQELLHLVELIDNANDLGKLGGIAAVVQELDNSDLQIRITSAWILGKAGQNNPFVQKQILQHGALLKLMKMVQSSSVEEGIKAMYAVSSLSRNSLDGLELFFAGHGERLLQDIMSNSSIDIRLRKKSASLVADLAESLIESTSEPEPQYFSSRYFLKSVVSLVASADFDLQEKALMAVKSLIKLRTTKALDFKDFCALESVLERMREQLHQSSADELDGDLAIGMENLCKEVESLFRKKLEEAPSRDEL; from the exons ATGGTGAAGTTAATAAGTAGAATAACATCACCTTCTCGTATAATTCTCCAATTCATCTTCTTGCTAGTCGTGTTTTCTTCTTGTTTGATTGCCAAGGAAATTGAGAATAATACTATCTCAAATTCTAAATTTGAAAACGATAATAATGATAATGATGTTGTTGATATTGAAGGGGGAGGAGGTTTCCCTTCTCTAGATGGAATGTTACATTGGGCTATTG GACACTCTGATCCTGCAAAATTGAAGGAAGCAGCTCAATCTGTTCAAAGTCTGTCTGCGGATGAGTTAGAAATACGTCAACAGGAACTAAAG GAATGGGTGGAGAATTCAAAGATGCCTTCAGATACACAGTTGATGCAAATAGCTATCGCAGACTTAAAGAATTCTTCTCTTTCTTCAGAAGATCACCACCGTGCATTACAGGAACTTTTACATCTTGTTGAGCTGATAGACAATGCAAACG ATCTTGGAAAACTTGGGGGCATAGCTGCAGTCGTTCAAGAACTTGATAACTCTGACCTACAGATAAGGATCACTTCTGCTTGGATTCTCGGAAAAGCTGGTCAAAATAACCCTTTTGTTCAGAAGCAG ATTTTGCAGCATGGGGCACTACTAAAGCTAAtgaagatggtgcaatcaagttcaGTGGAAGAGGGAATAAAAGCAATGTATGCTGTTTCTTCCCTGAGCAGGAATAGTTTAGACGGTCTGGAACTATTTTTTGCTGGTCATGGAGAAAGACTGCTACAG GACATAATGAGCAACTCCAGCATTGATATCAGACTTCGTAAGAAATCTGCTTCCCTTGTAGCAGATTTGGCAGAATCATTAATTGAAAGCACCAGTGAACCAGAGCCACAATACTTCAGTAGCCGTTACTTTTTGAAATCTGTGGTTAGTCTAGTAGCTTCAGCTGACTTTGATCTGCAGGAGAAG GCCCTGATGGCAGTTAAGAGTCTTATTAAACTCAGAACTACTAAAGCTCTAGACTTCAAGGACTTCTGCGCTCTGGAGAGTGTCCTGGAGCGTATGAGGGAACAGCTGCACCAATCAAGTGCAGATGAGTTAGATGGAGATCTCGCGATCGGCATGGAAAATCTTTGCAAAGAAGTGGAATCGCTTTTCCGAAAGAAGCTAGAAGAAGCACCATCAAGAGATGAACTCTAA